The window AATTTCCCTACAAAACTACAATGTGTTACTGGTCCGTAATGATATCAAGCAAGACCAGATATGTTATCTTTATCAAAAAATCTGTAGTAATGAATTATTAACTTAACATAGCCATTTTTTCCAGCAATTTTAAACAAACCACTGACTGCATTAATGGTAAagtatatgtttattttatacaTGATACAAAATTCTATTAGGTATAGGTTGTGTAATCTTTTGTTGAGTCAACATAAATATTATTAATAGGTTATAGCATACATATTTTTTTCACATTGGTCCTATCTTTTAAAGAGGTTATATCTAGGAATATAATGGACATTAATGGAAAATATTTAGGTAATCTCACATTATGTCAAAGCAAACCATTTAAAAACAAAGCAGATTAGGGTGCATCTTTTATTTTCTAGAAAAGATTACATTATATCGTTAAGATTTAAATATTGTATTGCATATATATTGCATCCCTTCTTGTTTATAAGAAGCTGTGCAAAAGATGAAGATTTAAGTTTCAGAGAATCTGCAGAGCAATACATAGATTTTACATTTCTGCATATTGTGGGGTTTACTGAGTAAGTGGTATTATACCTGAAATTGGGTTAAAGATGAAATAACAAAATCTCACCAGTGGGATCTGAGCTCTCTTCTGGAAGGTTGGGTATCTGCTCTGAAATCTTCCCAGGAGTTCCTCCATTGCATCTACCTGAGGGAATAGAAAGGGCAAGACATCTTATATCCATAGACATGTAATAACTGAATGTATTAAAAACAAGCTGCTTTGTCAAATTATTCAACTTTTTCAAATACAGTTTATGTTAAAAATTAGCATTTTGATACTGTTGGATATCTAGTTTGCCTAATCTacaaaatatgtttatatataaaacaatgaaaAATAGTCTGAATTAAAATGTGTTATTTGCAAAACAATTAATGTATTTGATCTAAAACATGCAATAGTATGGATAATACAGTACGTTACTTTGCAGACTTATTAATAGCATGATATCATTGACACTGACTGACTAAGGGTGGGATAGGGTTAGTTGTTCTTAAAATCAATAAAATCTAAATGTATGCCATTCTTTATATTCAGAAACAAATAAACTCCTCTATTACAGCTGTGCTCAAGAATAACATAATAAGCATAGTATTTCATCTACCGATGTTATAACTCCCTATTAAAACGATCTACCTGTTGCTAAAAAGAACACTTTATATAGTAACGCTGCCAGTTGTTTGGATCAGGAAGAACACATCATTATTTCTACAGATATGTATATAACTATTCAACACTGTAACAGCTATTTGTTAAAGTATTCATTGGAAGCAATGTAAACTATTTAGGCAATCTAGTCTAactcaataaataaatacaaatgcaaCGCATATTTCACTGAGACAAGGATCCCTTCAACATATATTGAATTTATCTGGTTGAAGATAATTACGCATTGGTTGAATTACAGTGTGGCTGCCCCAATACATCTCTATTTGCCAAACTATTCACATGAAAAGGAAATGACTTACCAACTCCTTCTCAGCAGAGGAAGGGGGTTTCTTGACATCAAAATCTTCTGAAGATATTTCCCTTGAAGATTGacaattacacaaggagcagacaAGGAGACTGACACAAAGCAGCTTGAACAGGAGAGTCGCGCTGTCCATGGTTCTGAAAGTTCAGCTCCTGGCCCCACAAGAGGCGCCTCTAACACTGAGCTTGGTGCAGTCGGGTGATGCATCAGTGCCCCCAAGATGTTGCTTTTAAATTCACACAGCCCCTCCCGCTCTGTGATCTCAAATTGATTCTATAGACAGAAAAAACGTGTGATTGGCTGTTTAAGCACTAATACAGCTGAAGCCTCCAATGAGGTGCATGGCAGGCAGGCAATCAATAATGGCAATCTTGCCTGTACTGAGCAGAATGTACTGTATCTGAATAGATGAGTTCTAATAATCATAATGAACCTCCTAATAAAACAAGTTAAAGTTAAGGACCACTGTATTTTACTGTCCTAACATACGCTGATGGATATTTGGGTAATGCTCACAACAAAGATGTTGATCATGTGTTGGCAAGAAGAGTGTTGTTTACTCACCAAATTTTCACTCAAGTTCTCGAACCAGTTGAAATCTGGCAGATTATTCTTTGCAAAAAAAATCTACAAGTATTGATAAAATAAAACTACCACCATCTATTAAAAGCCAAAGTACAATGTCACTGGGGACTTTATATACTGCCATTCTTGTAAAAAGGGGAAATATGCTGATGAAATTGGCCAAATTTTGAGCAGTGTTAATTttcgtgattttttttttacaaaaacttGAAATGTAAGAAAATAAACATGAACATTTTAGGGAgcacatttgaagacatttgcacatctctgtTGGCAATGAAAGCTTGGTGGCTGTGTTTGACAGTTGACAGTAACGGATAGCCTTGAAACACAATCACACAAGTAAAACTAGGCTTAAGGTGACACTGCTAACACTcagattttattatattattg is drawn from Ascaphus truei isolate aAscTru1 chromosome 18, aAscTru1.hap1, whole genome shotgun sequence and contains these coding sequences:
- the LOC142469258 gene encoding cocaine- and amphetamine-regulated transcript protein-like; amino-acid sequence: MDSATLLFKLLCVSLLVCSLCNCQSSREISSEDFDVKKPPSSAEKELVDAMEELLGRFQSRYPTFQKRAQIPLCDIGERCAVKQGPRIGKLCDCSRGSSCNSFLLKCI